A genomic stretch from Onychostoma macrolepis isolate SWU-2019 chromosome 02, ASM1243209v1, whole genome shotgun sequence includes:
- the znf644a gene encoding zinc finger protein 644a isoform X1, with the protein MSGLEESAKVEENDTSMSRNSQDLLIGETFCAEGTTSGPSLHCPQETMALLGDQGDLLTAVGFMDSICSDGPAKAAYVNGSTSPHISDEILLDISKNVPGFLPKSLHAQNSVTTNVHFEGPDPLRKEGEITIRQTLTAEDVEHRGIWGFDTESPESSLDHYDDGNDLNWNPQREFMKFLWDDDNGLEMEGKLSPVPSPINHKRRVPSPLGHKRRKRKEKLVLKVDPSEDIYPELNFESKKDHLGEGSQIECSPVKKTRSPRKPSKLQSPIAKRTKYFNGAAEAVKHLFAKPAKQPISKTQKMALIRETLPSDSCSIEEPTFFPRNSGFKEKSQEHRQITCNTDTTSSKPFICKECGQCYHDQSSLLNHISVHRDKRRKITEEINELNQIKDEGKDAKLQCPQCTFGTNCPNTFVQHAKTHEKDKRYYSCNKCDFVEMNEVELRRHLLHKHGISGSDLTVWKSDGFKERKVNKSACPISFSRSFQRKTKNITGNHVEALCQPPFIEEQASSHSLDYCDEEPSPTEQSFSVCNVLTSCAKPTARSPKLSVKIRAPEKNKSLSSNEKCGLVQKKKLWMNKGVQSQSRLDKSIHTLLSRKKRSNQSASECNTYQEPDGSSATECLGDSLNCETMFSGTGASSPPLKCLKRSAHSKEGNTKGTSKSDGKITCSEDVGNTNYMHISLEKQTLKKSPSKRKMSTPFHNMQGQDILLDFPKCRQNFKKPETSKRSKEIINNGHFMCDSNDDLGPEECESNENASSRFVKKQTSPAKASLGASTGHYGKNHSSPRMLSVKDEEISEAITVVKREPSLDVETDLKACPYCPAVFESGISLSNHIRGHLHRVGLKVRNAAAKVTSLEKVPPVRRRTLPKVKTEEDTPQTDHPAELKTDCQQTELICPLCREWFDTRTGLSNHVRGHLKRLGKPSSTASKSPVIILKELMRDKKQFQMKLQVLEKKCRATNSFHPIRLSNGLTFASTVKQQKDDREEKKRIDISKGSPPSDLIGILKKRRAHEETKAKHPSHTARKAILLSSGRDCGMELQPFKAVPNSLAEKSELNRKVCVHCNTTFHSGVSLSNHLRAYAHRKKKALLDGTTFDCKQRKQRSRSGSKKKMYPLLHTPEEIYRLTCRFCDLVFQGPLSVQEDWIKHLQRHIMNTAVPHTGAGMVEVTSFPKDSCPNTVPQAQPSVMQISS; encoded by the exons ATGTCTGGTTTGGAGGAGAGTGCCAAAGTAGAGGAAAATGACACCTCAATGTCAAGAAACTCTCAGGACCTTTTGATCGGCGAGACATTCTGTGCAGAGGGAACTACATCAGGACCATCATTGCATTGTCCTCAAGAGACCATGGCACTACTCGGTGACCAAGGAGACCTCTTGACCGCTGTTGGTTTTATGGACTCCATCTGCTCAGATGGACCGGCCAAGGCTGCTTATGTCAATGGATCCACCTCACCCCATATCTCAGATGAAATCTTGCTGgatatttcaaaaaatgtaccAGGATTCCTTCCCAAATCATTACATGCTCAGAATTCAGTCACAACCAATGTCCACTTTGAAGGACCTGATCCACTCAGAAAAGAGGGGGAAATAACAATCAGGCAAACATTGACTGCGGAGGATGTGGAGCATAGGGGAATATGGGGCTTTGATACAGAATCTCCAGAAAGCTCATTAGATCATTATGATGATGGAAATGACCTTAACTGGAATCCCCAAAGAGAATTTATGAAGTTCCTGTGGGATGATGATAATGGTCTCGAAATGGAGGGAAAACTGTCACCTGTTCCTTCACCCATCAACCATAAAAGAAGAGTTCCTTCACCACTCGGCCATAAAAGAAGAAAACGTAAAGAAAAACTGGTATTAAAAGTTGATCCTTCAGAGGACATTTACCCTGAGTTGAATTTTGAATCAAAAAAAGATCACCTGGGAGAAGGAAGCCAGATAGAATGCAGTCCTGTTAAGAAGACACGTTCCCCAAGGAAACCATCCAAATTACAGTCACCCATTGCAAAACGTACCAAGTATTTTAATGGAGCTGCTGAGGCAGTCAAACACCTGTTTGCCAAACCAGCAAAACAGCCTATTAGCAAGACTCAAAAGATGGCATTAATTAGAGAAACTTTGCCATCAGACTCATGTTCTATTGAGGAACCTACATTTTTTCCACGTAACAGTGGTTTTAAAGAGAAATCTCAAGAACACAGACAAATTACATGTAATACAGACACAACTAGTTCAAAGCCATTCATATGTAAGGAATGTGGACAGTGTTACCATGATCAGAGTTCGTTGTTAAATCACATAAGTGTTCACCGGGACAAGCGACGGAAAATtacagaagaaataaatgagTTGAATCAAATTAAGGATGAAGGTAAAGATGCAAAGTTGCAGTGCCCCCAGTGTACCTTTGGAACGAACTGTCCGAACACCTTTGTGCAACACGCTAAAACCCACGAGAAGGACAAGCGGTACTATAGTTGTAATAAGTGTGATTTTGTCGAAATGAATGAAGTTGAATTGAGACGCCATTTGCTTCATAAACATGGCATCAGTGGGTCTGATCTGACTGTTTGGAAATCAGATGGATTTAAGGAGCGTAAAGTCAATAAATCAGCGTGTCCAATTTCCTTCTCCCGTTCTTTtcaaagaaaaactaaaaacatcaCTGGAAATCATGTTGAGGCTTTGTGTCAACCGCCGTTTATAGAAGAACAGGCATCCTCACATTCCCTTGACTATTGTGATGAAGAGCCATCTCCAACGGAACAGTCATTCTCTGTTTGCAATGTTCTTACATCATGTGCAAAACCAACAGCAAGGTCGCCAAAACTGTCAGTGAAGATCCGAGCACcggaaaaaaacaaaagcttGTCATCCAATGAAAAGTGTGGTCTTGTACAGAAGAAAAAACTGTGGATGAATAAAGGTGTCCAAAGCCAATCAAGACTAGACAAATCAATTCACACACTTTTATCCAGAAAGAAACGTAGTAACCAGAGTGCCTCAGAATGCAACACTTATCAGGAGCCTGATGGAAGCAGTGCAACAGAGTGTCTTGGCGATTCCCTCAATTGCGAGACCATGTTCTCTGGAACAGGTGCTAGTTCACCCCCCTTAAAATGTCTGAAAAGATCAGCTCATTCTAAAGAAGGGAACACTAAAGGAACTTCTAAGTCTGATGGAAAAATTACTTGTTCAGAAGATGTTGGAAACACCAACTATATGCATATAAGTTTGGAAAAGCAAACACTGAAGAAGTCACCTTCCAAAAGGAAAATGTCTACACCATTCCACAATATGCAGGGCCAAGATATTCTTTTAGATTTCCCAAAATGCCGACAAAATTTTAAGAAACCTGAAACATCCAAGAGGAGTAAAGAAATTATCAACAATGGTCATTTTATGTGTGATTCTAATGATGATCTTGGACCTGAAGAATGTGAAAGTAACGAGAATGCTAGTTCACGTTTTGTTAAAAAACAGACTTCACCTGCAAAAGCAAGTCTTGGTGCCTCAACTGGTCACTATGGGAAAAACCACAGTTCCCCAAGGATGCTTTCTGTCAAAGATGAAGAAATCTCGGAAGCGATCACAGTTGTAAAGCGTGAACCGAGCTTAGATGTTGAGACGGATCTGAAGGCTTGTCCGTACTGTCCTGCTGTATTTGAGTCAGGAATTAGCCTCTCTAATCATATAAGAGGACATTTGCACAGAGTGGGCTTAAAAGTACGGAATGCTGCAGCTAAGGTGACTTCTCTTGAAAAAGTACCTCCAGTTCGACGACGAACACTGCCAAAAGTCAAAACAG AAGAGGATACACCCCAGACTGATCATCCAGCAGAGCTGAAAACTGACTGCCAACAGACAGAGCTCATCTGTCCTCTCTGTAGGGAGTGGTTTGACACAAGGACTGGGCTGTCCAACCATGTACGAGGCCACCTGAAGCGCCTGGGCAAACCTTCTTCCACCGCGTCTAAATCTCCAGTGATCATATTGAAAGAATTGATGCGTGACAAGAAACAGTTTCAGATGAAGCTACAGGTTCTTGAGAAGAAGTGCCGCGCCACCAATTCTTTCCATCCTATTAGGTTGAGTAATGGTTTAACATTTGCATCTACTGTCAAACAGCAGAAAGATGATAGGGAGGAAAAGAAAAGGATAGACATTAGTAAAGGCTCACCTCCAAGTGATCTGATTGGAATTTTGAAGAAAAGAAGAGCCCATGAAGAGACCAAAGCTAAGCACCCATCCCACACGGCAAGAAAGGCTATCCTTTTATCTTCAGGCAGAGACTGTGGCATGGAGTTACAACCTTTCAAAGCAGTGCCAAATTCACTAGCAG AGAAAAGTGAACTCAATAGAAAAGTGTGTGTGCACTGTAATACCACATTTCACAGTGGTGTTAGTCTCTCCAATCATTTGAGGGCATATGCACATAGAAAGAAAAAAGCTCTTCTGGACGGAACTA CTTTTGACTGTAAACAGAGAAAGCAAAGATCAAGGTCTGGGTCGAAGAAGAAAATGTACCCTCTGCTGCACACACCAGAAGAAATCTATAGGCTTACTTGCAG GTTTTGTGATCTAGTCTTCCAGGGCCCTTTGTCAGTGCAGGAGGACTGGATAAAGCATTTACAGAGGCACATCATGAATACTGCTGTACCGCACACAGGGGCAGGGATGGTGGAAGTCACCTCCTTCCCCAAGGACTCTTGCCCCAACACAGTACCACAGGCACAACCTTCAGTGATGCAAATATCCTCATGA
- the znf644a gene encoding zinc finger protein 644a isoform X2: MSGLEESAKVEENDTSMSRNSQDLLIGETFCAEGTTSGPSLHCPQETMALLGDQGDLLTAVGFMDSICSDGPAKAAYVNGSTSPHISDEILLDISKNVPGFLPKSLHAQNSVTTNVHFEGPDPLRKEGEITIRQTLTAEDVEHRGIWGFDTESPESSLDHYDDGNDLNWNPQREFMKFLWDDDNGLEMEGKLSPVPSPINHKRRVPSPLGHKRRKRKEKLVLKVDPSEDIYPELNFESKKDHLGEGSQIECSPVKKTRSPRKPSKLQSPIAKRTKYFNGAAEAVKHLFAKPAKQPISKTQKMALIRETLPSDSCSIEEPTFFPRNSGFKEKSQEHRQITCNTDTTSSKPFICKECGQCYHDQSSLLNHISVHRDKRRKITEEINELNQIKDEGKDAKLQCPQCTFGTNCPNTFVQHAKTHEKDKRYYSCNKCDFVEMNEVELRRHLLHKHGISGSDLTVWKSDGFKERKVNKSACPISFSRSFQRKTKNITGNHVEALCQPPFIEEQASSHSLDYCDEEPSPTEQSFSVCNVLTSCAKPTARSPKLSVKIRAPEKNKSLSSNEKCGLVQKKKLWMNKGVQSQSRLDKSIHTLLSRKKRSNQSASECNTYQEPDGSSATECLGDSLNCETMFSGTGASSPPLKCLKRSAHSKEGNTKGTSKSDGKITCSEDVGNTNYMHISLEKQTLKKSPSKRKMSTPFHNMQGQDILLDFPKCRQNFKKPETSKRSKEIINNGHFMCDSNDDLGPEECESNENASSRFVKKQTSPAKASLGASTGHYGKNHSSPRMLSVKDEEISEAITVVKREPSLDVETDLKACPYCPAVFESGISLSNHIRGHLHRVGLKVRNAAAKVTSLEKVPPVRRRTLPKVKTEEDTPQTDHPAELKTDCQQTELICPLCREWFDTRTGLSNHVRGHLKRLGKPSSTASKSPVIILKELMRDKKQFQMKLQVLEKKCRATNSFHPIRLSNGLTFASTVKQQKDDREEKKRIDISKGSPPSDLIGILKKRRAHEETKAKHPSHTARKAILLSSGRDCGMELQPFKAVPNSLAEKSELNRKVCVHCNTTFHSGVSLSNHLRAYAHRKKKALLDGTKGY; this comes from the exons ATGTCTGGTTTGGAGGAGAGTGCCAAAGTAGAGGAAAATGACACCTCAATGTCAAGAAACTCTCAGGACCTTTTGATCGGCGAGACATTCTGTGCAGAGGGAACTACATCAGGACCATCATTGCATTGTCCTCAAGAGACCATGGCACTACTCGGTGACCAAGGAGACCTCTTGACCGCTGTTGGTTTTATGGACTCCATCTGCTCAGATGGACCGGCCAAGGCTGCTTATGTCAATGGATCCACCTCACCCCATATCTCAGATGAAATCTTGCTGgatatttcaaaaaatgtaccAGGATTCCTTCCCAAATCATTACATGCTCAGAATTCAGTCACAACCAATGTCCACTTTGAAGGACCTGATCCACTCAGAAAAGAGGGGGAAATAACAATCAGGCAAACATTGACTGCGGAGGATGTGGAGCATAGGGGAATATGGGGCTTTGATACAGAATCTCCAGAAAGCTCATTAGATCATTATGATGATGGAAATGACCTTAACTGGAATCCCCAAAGAGAATTTATGAAGTTCCTGTGGGATGATGATAATGGTCTCGAAATGGAGGGAAAACTGTCACCTGTTCCTTCACCCATCAACCATAAAAGAAGAGTTCCTTCACCACTCGGCCATAAAAGAAGAAAACGTAAAGAAAAACTGGTATTAAAAGTTGATCCTTCAGAGGACATTTACCCTGAGTTGAATTTTGAATCAAAAAAAGATCACCTGGGAGAAGGAAGCCAGATAGAATGCAGTCCTGTTAAGAAGACACGTTCCCCAAGGAAACCATCCAAATTACAGTCACCCATTGCAAAACGTACCAAGTATTTTAATGGAGCTGCTGAGGCAGTCAAACACCTGTTTGCCAAACCAGCAAAACAGCCTATTAGCAAGACTCAAAAGATGGCATTAATTAGAGAAACTTTGCCATCAGACTCATGTTCTATTGAGGAACCTACATTTTTTCCACGTAACAGTGGTTTTAAAGAGAAATCTCAAGAACACAGACAAATTACATGTAATACAGACACAACTAGTTCAAAGCCATTCATATGTAAGGAATGTGGACAGTGTTACCATGATCAGAGTTCGTTGTTAAATCACATAAGTGTTCACCGGGACAAGCGACGGAAAATtacagaagaaataaatgagTTGAATCAAATTAAGGATGAAGGTAAAGATGCAAAGTTGCAGTGCCCCCAGTGTACCTTTGGAACGAACTGTCCGAACACCTTTGTGCAACACGCTAAAACCCACGAGAAGGACAAGCGGTACTATAGTTGTAATAAGTGTGATTTTGTCGAAATGAATGAAGTTGAATTGAGACGCCATTTGCTTCATAAACATGGCATCAGTGGGTCTGATCTGACTGTTTGGAAATCAGATGGATTTAAGGAGCGTAAAGTCAATAAATCAGCGTGTCCAATTTCCTTCTCCCGTTCTTTtcaaagaaaaactaaaaacatcaCTGGAAATCATGTTGAGGCTTTGTGTCAACCGCCGTTTATAGAAGAACAGGCATCCTCACATTCCCTTGACTATTGTGATGAAGAGCCATCTCCAACGGAACAGTCATTCTCTGTTTGCAATGTTCTTACATCATGTGCAAAACCAACAGCAAGGTCGCCAAAACTGTCAGTGAAGATCCGAGCACcggaaaaaaacaaaagcttGTCATCCAATGAAAAGTGTGGTCTTGTACAGAAGAAAAAACTGTGGATGAATAAAGGTGTCCAAAGCCAATCAAGACTAGACAAATCAATTCACACACTTTTATCCAGAAAGAAACGTAGTAACCAGAGTGCCTCAGAATGCAACACTTATCAGGAGCCTGATGGAAGCAGTGCAACAGAGTGTCTTGGCGATTCCCTCAATTGCGAGACCATGTTCTCTGGAACAGGTGCTAGTTCACCCCCCTTAAAATGTCTGAAAAGATCAGCTCATTCTAAAGAAGGGAACACTAAAGGAACTTCTAAGTCTGATGGAAAAATTACTTGTTCAGAAGATGTTGGAAACACCAACTATATGCATATAAGTTTGGAAAAGCAAACACTGAAGAAGTCACCTTCCAAAAGGAAAATGTCTACACCATTCCACAATATGCAGGGCCAAGATATTCTTTTAGATTTCCCAAAATGCCGACAAAATTTTAAGAAACCTGAAACATCCAAGAGGAGTAAAGAAATTATCAACAATGGTCATTTTATGTGTGATTCTAATGATGATCTTGGACCTGAAGAATGTGAAAGTAACGAGAATGCTAGTTCACGTTTTGTTAAAAAACAGACTTCACCTGCAAAAGCAAGTCTTGGTGCCTCAACTGGTCACTATGGGAAAAACCACAGTTCCCCAAGGATGCTTTCTGTCAAAGATGAAGAAATCTCGGAAGCGATCACAGTTGTAAAGCGTGAACCGAGCTTAGATGTTGAGACGGATCTGAAGGCTTGTCCGTACTGTCCTGCTGTATTTGAGTCAGGAATTAGCCTCTCTAATCATATAAGAGGACATTTGCACAGAGTGGGCTTAAAAGTACGGAATGCTGCAGCTAAGGTGACTTCTCTTGAAAAAGTACCTCCAGTTCGACGACGAACACTGCCAAAAGTCAAAACAG AAGAGGATACACCCCAGACTGATCATCCAGCAGAGCTGAAAACTGACTGCCAACAGACAGAGCTCATCTGTCCTCTCTGTAGGGAGTGGTTTGACACAAGGACTGGGCTGTCCAACCATGTACGAGGCCACCTGAAGCGCCTGGGCAAACCTTCTTCCACCGCGTCTAAATCTCCAGTGATCATATTGAAAGAATTGATGCGTGACAAGAAACAGTTTCAGATGAAGCTACAGGTTCTTGAGAAGAAGTGCCGCGCCACCAATTCTTTCCATCCTATTAGGTTGAGTAATGGTTTAACATTTGCATCTACTGTCAAACAGCAGAAAGATGATAGGGAGGAAAAGAAAAGGATAGACATTAGTAAAGGCTCACCTCCAAGTGATCTGATTGGAATTTTGAAGAAAAGAAGAGCCCATGAAGAGACCAAAGCTAAGCACCCATCCCACACGGCAAGAAAGGCTATCCTTTTATCTTCAGGCAGAGACTGTGGCATGGAGTTACAACCTTTCAAAGCAGTGCCAAATTCACTAGCAG AGAAAAGTGAACTCAATAGAAAAGTGTGTGTGCACTGTAATACCACATTTCACAGTGGTGTTAGTCTCTCCAATCATTTGAGGGCATATGCACATAGAAAGAAAAAAGCTCTTCTGGACGGAACTA AGGGTTACTGA
- the lrrc8da gene encoding volume-regulated anion channel subunit LRRC8D, protein MFSLTEVASLNDIQPNYRILKPWWDVFMDYIGVIMLMLAIFSGTMQLSKDQVACLPILEENTNPEATQNRLECSTSFLGTAPSTTRDLPDSVAHELLNTQPTPLKGEDRWSQPQPRGLKTNLDYQQYVFVNQKCYHDALPWYNKYFPYLALIHTIMLMVSSNFWFKYPKTSSKIEHFVSILGRCFESPWTTKALSETACEDSEEKQRFTGGVVFQKHVSSEDSSQSTPLIETPTVQFPTEKLIAEAPSLTTLDKKDGEQAKALFEKVRKFRAHVEDSDFIYKLYVAQTAIKALKIILILSYTSTFASKISFCHICQPKVESLTGYNQFFCTHNMAFMLRKLLFTFMAMISLYGLVCLYTLYWLFRRPLKEYSFEKVREESSFSDIPDVKNDFAFLLHMVDQYDQLYSKRFGVFLSEVSENKLREISLNHEWTFEKLRQHVTSNAQDEQELHLFMLSGLPNAVFDLTDLEVLKLELIPEVRISAKVSQMTNLRELHLYHCPAKVEQTAFTFLRDHLRYLHIKFTDVAEIPPWIYLLRSLKELNLIGNLNSEHNKLIGLESLRDLRHLRMLYLKSNLNKIPTNLTELSPHLTKLVIHNDGTKLLVLNSLKKMTSLVDLELQNCDLERIPHAIFSLANLQELDLKNNNIRTIEEIISFQHLRRLMCLKLWYNKITAIPPSIGLVKSLESLVICHNKLETLPPALFHLPKLRHIDLTQNCITSIPVEVGYLHNLQHFAITGNKVEVLPNQLFKCSKLKVLCVGHNSITSIPEAIGQLVQLSHLELKGNCLDCLPFQLGQCRLLRKNLLFVEDHLFDTLPLEVKESISSD, encoded by the coding sequence ATGTTTAGTCTAACTGAAGTTGCCTCCCTTAATGACATCCAGCCGAACTACCGTATTCTGAAACCATGGTGGGATGTGTTCATGGATTATATTGGAGTAATAATGTTGATGTTAGCCATCTTTTCTGGGACTATGCAGTTGTCCAAAGACCAAGTGGCATGTCTTCCCATTCTTGAGGAAAACACAAACCCTGAGGCAACACAAAATCGACTAGAATGTTCCACATCATTTCTGGGCACCGCACCCTCAACAACCAGAGACCTTCCTGACAGTGTTGCACACGAACTCCTTAACACTCAACCTACCCCCTTAAAAGGAGAAGATAGGTGGTCTCAACCTCAACCCAGAGGACTAAAAACAAATCTGGACTATCAGCAGTATGTTTTTGTCAACCAAAAGTGCTACCATGATGCCCTACCATGGTACAACAAATACTTCCCTTACCTTGCCCTCATACACACCATAATGCTAATGGTAAGCAGCAATTTTTGGTTCAAGTACCCAAAGACCAGCTCAAAGATTGAGCACTTTGTTTCCATTTTGGGGCGGTGCTTTGAATCACCATGGACAACGAAAGCTTTGTCTGAAACCGCTTGTGAAGATTCTGAGGAAAAGCAGAGATTCACAGGTGGTGTGGTTTTCCAGAAACACGTATCCTCGGAGGACAGCAGTCAGTCTACACCTTTGATTGAAACTCCAACGGTGCAGTTTCCAACCGAAAAGCTTATTGCAGAAGCTCCTAGCCTGACCACCTTGGACAAAAAAGATGGAGAACAAGCCAAGGCTCTTTTTGAGAAAGTGCGAAAATTTCGAGCCCATGTAGAAGACAGTGACTTCATCTATAAACTCTACGTGGCTCAGACGGCGATAAAAGCACTAAAGATCATTTTGATCTTGAGCTATACATCAACATTTGCCTCAAAGATCAGTTTCTGCCATATATGCCAACCTAAAGTTGAAAGTTTGACCGGGTACAATCAGTTCTTCTGCACGCACAACATGGCATTCATGTTGAGGAAACTTCTTTTCACTTTCATGGCTATGATAAGTCTCTATGGACTGGTGTGTTTGTATACACTCTATTGGCTCTTCAGGAGACCTCTTAAGGAGTACTCTTTTGAAAAAGTCAGAGAGGAAAGTAGCTTTAGTGATATTCCTGATGTCAAAAATGACTTTGCTTTTCTTCTACACATGGTCGACCAATACGACCAGTTGTACTCCAAACGATTCGGCGTATTCCTCTCTGAGGTCAGTGAGAACAAATTACGAGAAATAAGCCTTAACCATGAATGGACGTTTGAAAAACTACGTCAGCATGTGACATCCAATGCTCAAGATGAACAAGAACTTCACCTTTTTATGCTGTCGGGACTCCCTAATGCCGTATTTGACCTCACCGATCTGGAAGTCCTCAAGTTAGAGCTTATTCCTGAGGTCAGGATTTCAGCCAAAGTTTCTCAGATGACCAACCTACGAGAACTACATCTATATCACTGCCCCGCTAAAGTCGAACAAACTGCTTTCACTTTTCTCCGCGACCATCTGCGATACCTTCACATTAAGTTTACTGATGTTGCAGAAATCCCACCGTGGATTTATCTGTTGAGAAGCCTCAAGGAACTGAATCTGATTGGGAACTTGAACTCTGAACACAACAAGTTGATCGGTTTGGAGTCACTTAGAGATCTGAGACACTTGAGGATGTTGTACCTCAAAAGCAATCTCAACAAAATACCAACTAATCTAACAGAACTCTCACCACATCTCACCAAACTAGTGATACACAATGATGGGACTAAATTACTGGTACTGAACAGTCTCAAGAAGATGACCAGCCTGGTTGATTTGGAGCTCCAGAACTGTGATTTAGAGAGGATCCCCCATGCTATCTTTAGCTTGGCTAACTTGCAAGAACTGGATTTGAAGAATAATAATATCCGGACCATTGAGGAGATCATCAGCTTTCAGCACCTGAGAAGATTGATGTGCCTCAAGTTATGGTACAACAAGATCACTGCCATTCCACCATCAATAGGCCTAGTGAAGAGTCTGGAGTCCCTCGTTATCTGTCACAATAAACTGGAGACCCTTCCTCCTGCTTTGTTTCATCTGCCCAAACTGAGGCACATTGACCTCACCCAAAATTGCATCACAAGTATACCAGTGGAGGTTGGATACCTTCACAACCTTCAGCATTTTGCAATCACTGGGAACAAGGTAGAAGTTCTGCctaatcaactgtttaaatgttcCAAACTAAAGGTTTTATGTGTGGGTCATAACAGCATCACTTCCATCCCAGAGGCGATTGGGCAGTTAGTTCAGCTGTCCCACCTTGAGCTCAAAGGAAACTGCTTAGATTGCCTTCCATTCCAGCTTGGCCAGTGTCGCCTTCTTCGGAAAAACCTCCTCTTTGTGGAGGATCATCTTTTTGACACACTGCCTCTGGAGGTCAAGGAAAGTATCAGTAGTGATTAA
- the gtf2b gene encoding transcription initiation factor IIB, translating to MGSGRPLCSPESLPWTTDSNSMASTSRGDSLPKVQCPNHPDAMLVEDYRAGDMICPECGLVVGDRVIDVGSEWRTFTNEKATKDPSRVGDAQNPLLNGGDLTTMISKGTGAASFDEFGNSKYQNRRTMSSSDRAMLNAFKEISTMADRINLPRNIIDRTNNLFKQVYEQKSLKGRSNDAIASACLYIACRQEGVPRTFKEICAVSRISKKEIGRCFKLILKALETSVDLITTGDFMSRFCSNLGLPKQVQMAATYIARKAVELDLVPGRSPISVAAAAIYMASQASAEKKTQKEIGDIAGVADVTIRQSYRLIYPRAADLFPPDFKFDTPVDKLPQL from the exons ATGGGTAGCGGGCGTCCATTGTGTTCACCAGAGTCACTGCCGTGGACAACAGACAGTAACAGTATGGCGTCGACGAGCCG TGGAGACTCTCTTCCCAAGGTGCAATGCCCCAATCACCCCGATGCAATGCTGGTGGAGGACTACAGGGCAGGAGACATGATCTGTCCTGAATGTGGCCTTGTAGTAG gTGACCGTGTAATTGATGTGGGGTCAGAGTGGAGAACGTTCACCAATGAGAAAGCAACTAAAGACCCGTCTCGTGTTGGTGACGCTCAGAACCCTCTCCTCAATGGAGGAGACCTCACCACCATGATCAGCAAA GGAACAGGTGCAGCGAGCTTTGATGAGTTTGGAAATTCCAAGTACCAGAATCGGAGAACCATGAGCAGCTCCGATCGAGCCATGTTGAATGCCTTCAAGGAGATCAGCACCATGGCCGACAGGATCAACCTCCCCAGAAACATCATC GACCGAACAAACAACTTGTTCAAACAGGTTTACGAACAGAAGAGTCTGAAAGGCAGAAGTAATGATGCGATCGCTTCTGCCTGCCTTTACATAGCATGCAGACAGGAGGGTGTCCCAAGAACATTTAAAG AAATCTGTGCCGTGTCTCGGATCTCGAAGAAGGAGATTGGCCGCTGCTTCAAGCTTATCCTGAAGGCTCTTGAGACGAGCGTGGATCTCATTACAACTGGCGACTTCATGTCACGTTTCTGCTCCAACTTGGGCTTGCCCAAACAGGTGCAGATGGCGGCCACTTACATCGCCAGGAAGGCTGTTGAACTGGACTTGGTTCCAGGGCGCAGTCCGATCTCAGTGGCAGCCGCGGCCATTTATATGGCCTCTCAAGCGTCTGCTGAGAAGAAGACACAGAAGG AGATTGGGGACATTGCTGGAGTGGCAGACGTCACCATTCGTCAGTCCTACCGTCTCATTTATCCCCGCGCTGCCGATCTCTTTCCTCCAGACTTCAAGTTCGACACACCAGTGGATAAACTGCCTCAACTGTGA